Proteins from a single region of Streptomyces sp. TN58:
- the purF gene encoding amidophosphoribosyltransferase — MPRGDGRLNHDLLPGEKGPQDACGVFGVWAPGEEVAKLTYFGLYALQHRGQESAGIAVSNGSQILVFKDMGLVSQVFDETSLGSLQGHIAVGHARYSTTGASVWENAQPTFRATAHGSLALGHNGNLVNTAELAEMVADLPRQDGRATQVAATNDTDLVTALLAGQVDDDGKPLTIEESAAKVLPKVKGAFSLVFMDEGTLYTARDPQGIRPLVLGRLERGWVVASETAALDICGASFVREVEPGELIAIDENGLRTSRFAEAKPKGCVFEYVYLARPDTDIAGRNVYLSRVEMGRRLAKEAPVEADLVIATPESGTPAAVGYAEASGIPYGSGLVKNAYVGRTFIQPSQTIRQLGIRLKLNPLKEVIRGKRLVVVDDSIVRGNTQRALVKMLREAGAAEVHIRISSPPVKWPCFFGIDFATRAELIANGMTVDEIATSLGADSLSYISIDAMIEATTIQKPNLCRACFDGEYPMDLPDPQLLGKQLLETELAGGADAADALRRP; from the coding sequence GTGCCTCGTGGTGATGGACGACTCAACCACGACCTGCTCCCCGGCGAAAAGGGCCCCCAGGACGCTTGCGGCGTCTTCGGTGTCTGGGCTCCGGGTGAAGAGGTCGCCAAGCTCACCTACTTCGGACTGTATGCGCTACAGCACCGTGGACAGGAGTCCGCGGGAATCGCTGTGAGCAACGGTTCCCAGATCCTCGTCTTCAAGGACATGGGACTCGTTTCCCAGGTCTTCGACGAAACCTCCCTCGGTTCGCTCCAAGGTCATATCGCGGTCGGTCACGCCCGCTATTCGACCACCGGCGCGTCCGTGTGGGAGAACGCGCAGCCCACTTTCCGCGCGACCGCCCACGGCTCCCTGGCCCTGGGTCACAACGGCAACCTGGTGAACACCGCCGAGCTCGCCGAGATGGTCGCCGACCTCCCCCGTCAGGACGGCCGTGCCACCCAGGTGGCCGCCACCAACGACACCGACCTGGTCACGGCCCTGCTGGCCGGCCAGGTGGACGACGACGGCAAGCCCCTGACCATCGAGGAGTCGGCCGCCAAGGTCCTCCCGAAGGTCAAGGGAGCCTTCTCGCTCGTCTTCATGGACGAGGGAACCCTCTACACCGCCCGTGACCCGCAGGGCATCCGCCCGCTGGTCCTCGGCCGCCTGGAGCGCGGCTGGGTGGTGGCGAGTGAGACCGCCGCCCTCGACATCTGCGGCGCAAGCTTCGTCCGCGAGGTCGAGCCGGGCGAGCTCATCGCGATCGACGAGAACGGCCTGCGCACCTCCCGATTCGCGGAAGCGAAGCCCAAGGGCTGTGTCTTCGAGTACGTCTACCTGGCGCGCCCGGACACCGACATCGCCGGCCGGAACGTCTACCTCTCGCGTGTCGAGATGGGCCGGCGCCTGGCCAAGGAAGCCCCGGTCGAAGCCGACCTGGTGATAGCGACGCCGGAATCCGGTACGCCCGCCGCGGTCGGATACGCCGAGGCCAGCGGGATTCCGTACGGCTCGGGCCTGGTCAAGAACGCCTACGTGGGCCGGACCTTCATCCAGCCGTCGCAGACGATCCGCCAGCTCGGCATCCGCCTGAAGCTCAACCCCCTCAAGGAAGTCATCCGGGGCAAGCGCCTGGTGGTCGTGGACGACTCGATCGTCCGCGGCAACACCCAGCGCGCGCTGGTCAAGATGCTTCGCGAGGCCGGCGCGGCCGAGGTCCACATCCGGATCTCCTCGCCGCCGGTGAAGTGGCCGTGCTTCTTCGGCATCGACTTCGCCACCCGGGCCGAGCTCATCGCCAACGGCATGACGGTCGACGAGATCGCCACGTCGCTGGGCGCGGACTCCCTCTCGTACATCTCGATCGACGCGATGATCGAGGCGACGACGATCCAGAAGCCCAACCTCTGTCGTGCCTGCTTCGACGGCGAGTACCCGATGGACCTGCCCGACCCGCAGCTCCTCGGCAAGCAGCTCCTGGAGACCGAGCTGGCCGGCGGCGCGGACGCCGCCGACGCGCTCCGTCGCCCGTAA
- the purM gene encoding phosphoribosylformylglycinamidine cyclo-ligase, whose translation MTEKTTGASYAAAGVDIEAGDRAVELMKEWVKKTQRPEVLGGLGGFAGLFDASALKRYERPLLASATDGVGTKVDIARQLGVYDTIGHDLVAMVMDDIVVCGAEPLFMTDYICVGKVHPERVAAIVKGIAEGCVLAGCALVGGETAEHPGLLGPDDFDVAGAGTGVVEYDRLLGADRIRTGDAVIAMASSGLHSNGYSLVRHVLFDRAGMSLDRHVEELGRTLGEELLEPTKIYSLDCMALTRTAEVHAYSHITGGGLAANLARVIPDHLHATVDRSTWTPGAIFDLVGKAGQVEQLELEKTLNMGVGMMAVVPQESVDVALTALADRGVDAWVAGEILDRGDHTEGATLTGSYAS comes from the coding sequence ATGACAGAGAAGACCACCGGTGCCAGCTACGCAGCCGCGGGCGTCGACATCGAAGCGGGAGACCGCGCCGTCGAGCTGATGAAGGAGTGGGTGAAGAAGACGCAGCGCCCCGAGGTCCTCGGCGGCCTCGGCGGCTTCGCCGGCCTCTTCGACGCCTCCGCCCTCAAGCGGTACGAGCGCCCCCTGCTGGCCTCCGCCACCGACGGGGTCGGCACCAAGGTGGACATCGCCCGCCAGCTGGGCGTGTACGACACCATCGGCCACGACCTGGTCGCGATGGTCATGGACGACATCGTCGTCTGCGGCGCCGAGCCGCTCTTCATGACCGACTACATCTGCGTCGGCAAGGTGCACCCCGAGCGTGTCGCCGCCATCGTCAAGGGCATCGCCGAGGGCTGTGTCCTCGCCGGCTGCGCCCTCGTGGGCGGCGAGACCGCCGAGCACCCCGGCCTGCTGGGTCCGGACGACTTCGACGTGGCGGGAGCCGGAACGGGTGTCGTCGAGTACGACCGCCTGCTGGGCGCGGATCGCATCCGTACGGGGGACGCCGTCATCGCGATGGCATCCTCCGGCCTTCACTCGAACGGGTACTCGCTGGTCCGCCACGTCCTCTTCGACCGCGCCGGCATGTCGCTCGACCGCCATGTGGAGGAGCTCGGCCGGACCCTCGGCGAGGAACTGCTCGAACCCACCAAGATCTACTCGCTGGACTGCATGGCGCTCACCCGTACGGCCGAGGTGCACGCCTACTCGCACATCACCGGCGGAGGCCTCGCGGCCAACCTGGCCCGGGTCATCCCGGACCACCTGCACGCCACCGTCGACCGGTCGACCTGGACCCCCGGCGCGATCTTCGACCTGGTCGGCAAGGCCGGGCAGGTGGAGCAGCTGGAGCTGGAGAAGACCCTGAACATGGGCGTCGGCATGATGGCCGTGGTCCCGCAGGAGTCGGTGGACGTGGCACTGACCGCGCTGGCCGACCGGGGCGTCGACGCCTGGGTCGCGGGCGAGATCCTGGACCGCGGCGACCACACCGAGGGTGCGACCCTCACCGGCTCCTACGCGAGCTGA
- a CDS encoding DUF3073 domain-containing protein gives MGRGRAKAKQTKVARQLKYNSGGTDLSRLANELGASPTEPLQISEPVEVDDELDDDDDPYARYADLYNSDDDDEDDESGPSTQRRGA, from the coding sequence ATGGGGCGCGGCCGGGCCAAGGCCAAGCAGACAAAGGTCGCCCGCCAGCTGAAGTACAACAGCGGCGGGACTGACCTCTCGCGTCTGGCCAATGAGCTGGGCGCATCGCCGACAGAGCCGCTGCAGATCAGCGAGCCGGTCGAAGTCGATGACGAGTTGGATGACGACGACGACCCGTACGCCAGGTACGCGGATCTCTACAACAGCGATGACGACGACGAGGACGACGAGTCCGGTCCGTCGACACAGCGTCGCGGCGCTTGA
- a CDS encoding Leu/Phe/Val dehydrogenase, with protein sequence MTEMTDGVLHTLFRTEQGGHEQVVLCQDRATGLKAVIAIHSTALGPALGGTRFHAYASDEEAVRDALNLSRGMSYKNAMAGLGLGGGKAVIIGDPDVIKTEELLEAYGRFVESLGGRYVTACDVGTFVADMDVVARETRWATGRSPENGGAGDSSVLTAYGVFQGMRASAQHLWGDPTLRGRKVGVAGVGKVGHYLVEHLLEDGAEVVITDVRQESVQRILDKHPGKVTAVADTDALIRVEGLDIYAPCALGGALNDDTVPALTAAIVCGAANNQLAHQGIEKDLADRGILYAPDYVVNAGGVIQVADELHGFDFDRCKVQATKIFDTTLEIFARAKADGIPPAAAADRIAEQRMADGRRTLSVTAS encoded by the coding sequence GTGACCGAAATGACCGACGGCGTCCTGCACACCCTGTTCCGCACGGAGCAGGGCGGCCACGAGCAAGTCGTGCTGTGCCAGGACCGAGCCACCGGCCTGAAAGCCGTCATCGCGATCCACTCCACCGCCCTGGGCCCCGCCCTCGGTGGTACGCGTTTCCACGCCTACGCCTCGGACGAGGAGGCCGTGCGCGACGCGCTCAACCTCTCGCGCGGCATGTCCTACAAGAACGCCATGGCCGGCCTCGGCCTCGGCGGCGGCAAGGCCGTGATCATCGGTGACCCCGACGTCATCAAGACCGAGGAACTCCTGGAGGCCTACGGCCGGTTCGTCGAGTCCCTCGGCGGCCGGTACGTGACCGCCTGCGACGTCGGCACCTTCGTCGCCGACATGGACGTCGTCGCCCGTGAGACCCGCTGGGCCACCGGCCGCTCCCCCGAGAACGGCGGCGCCGGCGACTCCTCGGTGCTCACCGCCTACGGCGTCTTCCAGGGCATGCGCGCCAGCGCGCAGCACCTGTGGGGCGACCCGACGCTGCGCGGCCGCAAGGTCGGCGTCGCGGGCGTCGGCAAGGTCGGCCACTACCTGGTGGAGCACCTGCTGGAGGACGGCGCCGAGGTCGTCATCACCGACGTCCGCCAGGAGTCGGTGCAGCGCATCCTCGACAAGCACCCGGGCAAGGTCACCGCGGTCGCCGACACGGATGCCCTGATCCGCGTCGAGGGCCTGGACATCTACGCCCCGTGCGCGCTCGGCGGCGCCCTGAACGACGACACGGTCCCGGCCCTCACCGCCGCGATCGTGTGCGGAGCGGCCAACAACCAGCTCGCCCACCAGGGCATCGAGAAGGACCTCGCGGACCGCGGCATCCTCTACGCCCCGGACTACGTGGTCAACGCGGGCGGGGTCATCCAGGTCGCCGACGAGCTGCACGGCTTCGACTTCGACCGGTGCAAGGTGCAGGCCACGAAGATCTTCGACACCACGCTGGAGATCTTCGCTCGTGCGAAGGCCGACGGCATCCCGCCGGCCGCCGCGGCCGACCGGATCGCCGAGCAGCGCATGGCGGACGGCCGCCGGACCCTCTCGGTGACGGCCTCCTAG
- the bldC gene encoding developmental transcriptional regulator BldC: MTARTPDAEPLLTPAEVATMFRVDPKTVTRWAKAGKLTSIRTLGGHRRYREAEVRALLAGIPQQRSEA; this comes from the coding sequence ATGACCGCTCGCACCCCTGATGCCGAGCCGCTGCTGACCCCGGCTGAGGTTGCCACGATGTTCCGCGTGGACCCGAAGACGGTCACCCGTTGGGCCAAGGCTGGCAAGCTCACGTCCATCCGCACCCTGGGTGGGCACCGCCGGTACCGCGAGGCCGAGGTCCGCGCACTGCTGGCGGGAATTCCGCAGCAGCGCAGCGAGGCCTGA
- the hrpA gene encoding ATP-dependent RNA helicase HrpA, producing the protein MSTSFAALQTLLGEISLRDAHRLGRRLEGARRIRKPEAKQAVLDEIAAEAAKAAERLAGRASRMPEVTYPENLPVSQKKDEIAEAIRDHQVVIVAGETGSGKTTQIPKICMELGRGVRGMIGHTQPRRIAARTVAERIAEELKSEIGQTVGWKVRFTDQVDQDATFVKLMTDGILLAEIQTDRELRAYDTIIIDEAHERSLNIDFLLGYLATLLPKRPDLKVVITSATIDPERFSRHFGDAPIVEVSGRTYPVEVRYRPLLEEDSEDSDRDQITAICDAVDELQAEGPGDILVFLSGEREIRDTADALIKKKLRFTEVLPLYARLSHAEQHRVFQQHTGRRIVLATNVAETSLTVPGIKYVIDPGTARISRYSHRTKVQRLPIERISQASANQRKGRCGRTSDGICIRLYSEDDFDARPEFTDAEILRTNLASVILQMTAAGLGEIEKFPFIDPPDHRNIRDGVQLLQELGALDPAEKDPKKRLTQMGRKLSQLPVDPRLARMVIEADKNNCVREVMVIAAALSIQDPRERPSDKQTQADQHHARFKDETSDFLSFLNMWRYVREQQKERGSSSFRRMCKQEYLNFLRIREWQDIYSQLRTVAKSMGIHVNEADAPEQVVHVSLLAGLLSHIGLKDTDKNEYLGARSAKFAIFPGSSLFKKQPKFVMSAELVETSRLWARVNAKVEPEWVEPLAQHLVKRTYSEPHWEKDQAAVMAYEKVTLYGVPIVAQRKINYGRIDPEVSRELFIRNALVEGDWRTHHKFYADNRKLLTEVEELENRARRRDIVVDDETLFDFYDQKIPEHVVSGAHFDSWWKHKKRDEPELLDFEREMLLTEKAAGVTKADYPDSWRQGQLKFRVTYQFEPGADADGVTVHIPLQVLNQVTDEGFDWQIPGLREEVVTELIRSLPKPIRRHYVPAPNYAGRFLDTAVPLQEPLPVTLARELQRMVGVPVSAEDFDLTRIPDHLKITFRIVDERRRKIAEDKDLEALRLRLKPKARQALSKAAAATAERAGGESLERTGLTDWTIGSLARVFETRRAGQPVKAYPALVDEGATVSVRLFDTEAEQQQAMWLGTRRLILLNIPVNPAKFASDHLTNQQKLALSRNPHGSIQALFDDCATAAADKLIADHGGPAWDEAGFRKLYEAVRADLVDATVRAVNQVQQVLAAWQACERRLKATSSLALVANIQDVRTQLAALVPAGFVTLTGLRRLPDLMRYLVAADRRLQQMPTGVQRDTTRMEKVHEMQDEYAWLLEQLPKGRPVPAAVTDIRWMIEELRVSYFAHALGTAYPISDKRIVKAVDAAAP; encoded by the coding sequence ATGTCTACTTCCTTCGCCGCCCTGCAGACGCTTCTCGGTGAGATCTCCCTCCGTGACGCGCACCGCCTCGGCCGCCGCCTCGAAGGCGCCCGCCGTATCCGCAAGCCCGAGGCCAAGCAGGCCGTGCTCGACGAGATCGCCGCGGAGGCCGCGAAGGCCGCCGAGCGACTGGCCGGCCGCGCCTCGCGGATGCCGGAGGTCACGTATCCCGAGAACCTGCCCGTCAGCCAGAAGAAGGACGAGATCGCCGAGGCGATACGCGACCACCAGGTCGTGATCGTCGCGGGCGAGACCGGCTCCGGCAAGACCACGCAGATCCCCAAGATCTGCATGGAGCTCGGCCGCGGCGTCCGGGGCATGATCGGGCACACCCAGCCCCGGCGGATCGCCGCCCGCACGGTCGCGGAGCGCATCGCCGAGGAGCTGAAGTCCGAGATCGGGCAGACCGTCGGCTGGAAGGTCCGGTTCACCGACCAGGTGGACCAGGACGCCACCTTCGTGAAGCTGATGACGGACGGCATCCTGCTCGCCGAGATCCAGACGGACCGCGAGCTGCGCGCCTACGACACGATCATCATCGACGAGGCGCACGAGCGGTCCCTGAACATCGACTTCCTGCTCGGCTACCTGGCGACGCTGCTGCCCAAGCGGCCCGACCTCAAGGTCGTCATCACCTCCGCGACCATCGACCCCGAGCGCTTCTCCCGCCACTTCGGCGACGCCCCGATCGTCGAGGTCAGCGGGCGGACGTACCCGGTGGAGGTCCGCTACCGGCCGCTTCTGGAGGAGGATTCCGAGGACTCCGACCGCGACCAGATCACCGCGATCTGCGACGCCGTGGACGAGCTCCAGGCCGAGGGCCCCGGCGACATCCTGGTCTTCCTCTCCGGCGAGCGCGAGATCCGCGACACCGCGGACGCGCTCATCAAAAAAAAGCTCCGCTTCACAGAGGTCCTCCCCCTCTACGCCCGCCTCTCGCACGCAGAGCAGCACCGGGTGTTCCAGCAGCACACCGGCCGCCGGATCGTGCTCGCGACGAACGTCGCCGAGACCTCGCTCACCGTCCCCGGCATCAAGTACGTGATCGATCCGGGCACGGCCCGGATCTCCCGCTACAGCCACCGCACCAAGGTGCAGCGCCTGCCGATCGAGCGGATCTCCCAGGCCAGCGCCAACCAGCGCAAGGGCCGCTGCGGCCGTACCAGCGACGGCATCTGCATCCGGCTGTACTCCGAGGACGACTTCGACGCCCGTCCCGAGTTCACCGACGCCGAGATCCTGCGCACGAACCTGGCCTCCGTCATCCTGCAGATGACCGCCGCCGGCCTCGGCGAGATCGAGAAGTTCCCCTTCATCGACCCGCCGGACCACCGCAACATCCGCGACGGCGTACAGCTCCTCCAGGAGCTCGGGGCGCTGGACCCGGCGGAGAAGGACCCGAAGAAGCGCCTGACGCAGATGGGCCGCAAGCTGTCCCAGCTGCCCGTCGACCCGCGGCTGGCCCGCATGGTCATCGAGGCCGACAAGAACAACTGCGTCCGCGAGGTCATGGTCATCGCGGCGGCCCTGTCCATCCAGGACCCGCGCGAGCGGCCCTCGGACAAGCAGACCCAGGCCGACCAGCACCATGCCCGGTTCAAGGACGAGACCAGCGACTTCCTGTCGTTCCTGAACATGTGGCGCTACGTCCGCGAGCAGCAGAAGGAGCGGGGCTCCTCCTCCTTCCGCCGGATGTGCAAGCAGGAGTACCTGAACTTCCTGCGGATCCGCGAGTGGCAGGACATCTACTCCCAGCTGCGCACCGTCGCCAAGAGCATGGGCATCCACGTCAACGAGGCCGACGCCCCCGAGCAGGTCGTCCACGTCTCCCTGCTGGCCGGTCTGCTCTCGCACATCGGCCTCAAGGACACCGACAAGAACGAGTACCTGGGGGCCCGCAGCGCCAAGTTCGCGATCTTCCCGGGCTCGTCGCTGTTCAAGAAGCAGCCGAAGTTCGTGATGTCGGCCGAGCTGGTGGAGACCTCGCGGCTGTGGGCCCGAGTGAACGCCAAGGTGGAGCCCGAGTGGGTGGAGCCGCTGGCGCAGCACCTGGTCAAGCGCACCTACAGTGAGCCGCACTGGGAGAAGGACCAGGCGGCCGTGATGGCGTACGAGAAGGTCACGCTGTACGGCGTGCCGATCGTCGCCCAGCGGAAGATCAACTACGGCCGGATCGACCCCGAGGTCTCGCGCGAGCTGTTCATCCGCAACGCGCTGGTCGAGGGCGACTGGCGCACTCACCACAAGTTCTACGCCGACAACCGCAAGCTCCTCACCGAGGTGGAGGAGCTGGAGAACCGGGCCCGGCGCCGCGACATCGTCGTGGACGACGAGACCCTCTTCGACTTCTACGACCAGAAGATCCCCGAGCACGTGGTGTCCGGGGCGCACTTCGACTCCTGGTGGAAGCACAAGAAGCGCGACGAGCCCGAACTGCTCGACTTCGAGCGGGAGATGCTGCTGACGGAGAAGGCGGCCGGGGTCACCAAGGCGGACTACCCGGACTCCTGGCGGCAGGGACAGCTGAAGTTCCGGGTGACCTACCAGTTCGAACCGGGCGCGGACGCGGACGGCGTGACCGTCCACATCCCGCTGCAGGTGCTGAACCAGGTCACCGACGAGGGCTTCGACTGGCAGATCCCGGGCCTGCGCGAGGAGGTCGTCACCGAGCTGATCCGCTCGCTGCCCAAGCCGATCCGCCGGCACTACGTGCCCGCGCCGAACTACGCGGGCCGCTTCCTGGACACGGCCGTGCCGCTGCAGGAGCCGCTGCCGGTCACCCTGGCGCGCGAGCTCCAGCGGATGGTCGGGGTGCCGGTGTCGGCCGAGGACTTCGACCTGACCCGGATCCCCGACCATCTGAAGATCACCTTCCGGATCGTTGACGAGCGGCGCCGCAAGATCGCCGAGGACAAGGACCTGGAGGCCCTGCGGCTCAGGCTGAAGCCGAAGGCCCGCCAGGCCCTCTCCAAGGCCGCGGCCGCCACCGCCGAGCGGGCGGGCGGGGAGTCGCTGGAGCGCACCGGGCTGACCGACTGGACCATCGGCTCGCTGGCCAGGGTCTTCGAGACCCGGCGGGCCGGCCAGCCGGTCAAGGCGTACCCGGCGCTGGTGGACGAGGGCGCGACCGTCTCGGTACGGCTCTTCGACACCGAGGCGGAGCAGCAGCAGGCGATGTGGCTCGGCACCCGCCGGCTCATCCTGCTGAACATCCCGGTGAACCCGGCGAAGTTCGCCTCGGACCACCTCACCAACCAGCAGAAGCTCGCCCTCTCCAGGAACCCGCACGGTTCGATCCAGGCGCTGTTCGACGACTGTGCGACGGCGGCGGCCGACAAGCTCATCGCCGACCACGGCGGCCCGGCGTGGGACGAGGCGGGCTTCCGCAAGCTCTACGAGGCGGTCCGCGCGGACCTGGTGGACGCGACCGTCCGCGCGGTGAACCAGGTGCAGCAGGTGCTGGCCGCCTGGCAGGCCTGTGAGCGGCGGCTGAAGGCCACCTCCAGCCTCGCCCTGGTCGCGAACATCCAGGACGTCAGGACGCAGCTGGCGGCGCTGGTTCCGGCCGGCTTCGTGACGCTCACCGGGCTGCGCAGGCTGCCGGACCTGATGCGCTACCTGGTGGCGGCGGACCGGCGGCTCCAGCAGATGCCCACGGGCGTCCAGCGCGACACGACGCGCATGGAGAAGGTCCACGAGATGCAGGACGAGTACGCCTGGCTGCTGGAGCAGCTGCCGAAGGGGCGGCCCGTTCCCGCCGCCGTCACCGACATCCGCTGGATGATCGAGGAGCTGCGCGTCAGCTACTTCGCGCACGCGCTCGGCACGGCGTACCCGATCTCCGACAAGCGGATCGTGAAGGCGGTGGACGCGGCGGCCCCCTGA
- a CDS encoding DsbA family protein, translating into MSSPKTRTKAASKSSAKPLLISAGVALAAVTLGLVSWQATAPADQDRGSTGSAPAAAPRSDTSAALRALARREAGDKLAVGRADAPVVLIEYSDFKCGYCGKFARDTEPELVRKYVENGTLRIEWRNFPIFGAESEAAARAAWAAGQQDRFAAFHSAAYADGSKEKGFAEPRLLELAREAGVPDLERFKADSAGAEAAAALKKDQEEGYRIGVTSTPSFLVNGKPIAGAQPLGAFTAAIEQAAAAAKP; encoded by the coding sequence ATGTCCTCTCCCAAGACCCGTACCAAGGCCGCATCCAAGTCATCGGCCAAGCCCCTCCTGATCTCCGCGGGGGTCGCCCTCGCCGCCGTCACCCTGGGCCTGGTCTCCTGGCAGGCCACCGCCCCCGCCGACCAGGACCGGGGCTCCACCGGCTCCGCGCCCGCCGCCGCGCCCCGGAGCGACACCTCCGCCGCGCTCAGGGCCCTGGCCCGCCGCGAGGCCGGCGACAAGCTCGCCGTCGGCCGCGCGGACGCACCCGTCGTGCTCATCGAGTACTCCGACTTCAAGTGCGGGTACTGCGGCAAGTTCGCCCGGGACACCGAGCCCGAGCTGGTGAGGAAGTACGTCGAGAACGGCACCCTGCGCATCGAGTGGCGCAACTTCCCCATCTTCGGCGCGGAGTCGGAGGCCGCCGCCCGGGCCGCCTGGGCCGCGGGGCAGCAGGACCGGTTCGCCGCCTTCCACTCGGCCGCGTACGCCGACGGCTCCAAGGAGAAGGGCTTCGCCGAACCGCGGCTCCTGGAGCTGGCCCGTGAGGCCGGTGTCCCCGACCTGGAGCGCTTCAAGGCCGACTCGGCCGGCGCGGAGGCCGCCGCGGCCCTGAAGAAGGACCAGGAGGAGGGCTACCGCATCGGTGTCACCTCCACCCCGTCCTTCCTGGTCAACGGCAAGCCGATCGCCGGAGCCCAGCCGCTCGGCGCCTTCACCGCCGCCATCGAGCAGGCGGCCGCGGCGGCGAAGCCGTGA
- a CDS encoding cytochrome c biogenesis CcdA family protein, translating to MTDIGYLAALLGGLLALLSPCSALLLPAFFAYSIDSASRLLARTGIFYAGLASTLVPLGAAGSYAGRFFHGNRDQLVLAGGWLIIALGAAQILGLGFASRRISELSGRIRPTTALSVYALGAVYGLAGFCAGPILGSVLTVAAVSGSPVYGGLLLAVYALGMAVPLFVLALLWERFELGRRRWLRGRAFRAGRFELHTTSLLSGLFFVTLGVLFLVYDGASALPGLLDVDDSFAVEQRVRTLAGAVPDGALLALVAVGAVVFGVVQWRRRSRPAGEAE from the coding sequence GTGACCGACATCGGCTACCTGGCCGCCCTGCTGGGAGGCCTCCTCGCGCTGCTCAGCCCCTGCAGCGCCCTGCTCCTGCCGGCCTTCTTCGCGTACTCGATCGACTCCGCCTCACGCCTGCTGGCCCGCACCGGCATCTTCTACGCGGGCCTCGCGAGCACCCTCGTACCGCTGGGGGCGGCCGGCTCGTACGCCGGGCGGTTCTTCCACGGCAACCGCGACCAGCTCGTGCTGGCCGGCGGCTGGCTGATCATCGCGCTCGGCGCGGCGCAGATCCTGGGCCTGGGCTTCGCCTCGCGGCGGATCTCGGAGCTGTCGGGCAGGATCCGGCCGACCACCGCCCTGTCCGTCTACGCGCTCGGCGCGGTCTACGGGCTGGCCGGCTTCTGCGCCGGCCCGATCCTCGGCAGCGTCCTGACCGTGGCGGCCGTCAGCGGCAGCCCGGTCTACGGCGGCCTGCTGCTCGCCGTGTACGCGCTGGGGATGGCCGTGCCGCTCTTCGTGCTGGCCCTGCTGTGGGAGCGGTTCGAGCTGGGCCGGCGGCGCTGGCTCCGCGGCCGGGCCTTCCGCGCGGGCCGGTTCGAGCTGCACACCACCTCGCTGCTGTCCGGGCTGTTCTTCGTCACCCTGGGCGTGCTGTTCCTCGTCTACGACGGGGCCAGCGCACTGCCGGGGCTGCTGGACGTCGACGACTCCTTCGCGGTGGAGCAGCGGGTCCGGACGCTGGCCGGGGCGGTTCCGGACGGGGCGCTGCTCGCCCTGGTCGCCGTGGGGGCGGTGGTCTTCGGCGTCGTGCAGTGGCGCCGCCGCTCCCGCCCCGCGGGTGAGGCCGAGTAA
- a CDS encoding metallopeptidase family protein, producing the protein MLEMTREAFEELVADALDTIPPELTRIMDNVAVFVEDEPPAEAGDPDLLGLYEGTPLTERGEWYAGVLPDRISIYMGPTLRYCETPADVVDEVAVTVVHEIAHHFGIDDDRLHELGWG; encoded by the coding sequence GTGCTGGAGATGACGCGAGAAGCCTTCGAAGAGCTGGTGGCCGACGCCCTGGACACGATCCCGCCCGAGCTGACGCGGATCATGGACAACGTGGCGGTCTTCGTGGAGGACGAGCCCCCCGCGGAGGCGGGCGACCCGGATCTCCTGGGTCTCTACGAGGGCACGCCCCTCACGGAGCGGGGGGAGTGGTACGCCGGGGTGCTGCCGGACCGCATCTCCATCTACATGGGGCCCACGCTGCGCTACTGCGAGACTCCGGCGGACGTGGTCGACGAGGTCGCCGTGACCGTGGTCCACGAGATCGCCCACCACTTCGGCATCGACGACGACCGCCTGCACGAACTGGGCTGGGGCTGA
- a CDS encoding FluC/FEX family fluoride channel — MATARAAVRVSRKGSRPAPGAEAIDPDVDLHVPAQRTEPQGRVLAAVAAGGAVGASARYGISLLWPAEPGAFPWATLWVNASGCALIGVLMVLISEGGRTAPHPLLRPFAGVGVLGGFTTFSTYALDFSRLLDAGEARSALAYAGLTVAVALGAVWAAASAARLAVRGRGAGRGTGRAVR; from the coding sequence ATGGCGACTGCACGCGCGGCGGTGCGGGTGAGCCGGAAGGGTTCCCGGCCCGCTCCGGGCGCGGAGGCGATCGACCCGGACGTCGACCTGCACGTGCCCGCGCAGCGGACCGAGCCGCAGGGCAGGGTGCTCGCGGCGGTGGCCGCGGGCGGCGCGGTCGGGGCCTCGGCCCGGTACGGGATCTCCCTGCTCTGGCCGGCGGAGCCCGGGGCGTTCCCGTGGGCGACCCTGTGGGTCAACGCCTCCGGGTGCGCGCTGATCGGCGTACTGATGGTGCTGATCAGCGAGGGCGGGCGGACGGCGCCGCATCCCCTGCTGCGGCCCTTCGCGGGGGTCGGCGTGCTCGGCGGCTTCACCACCTTCTCCACGTACGCCCTGGACTTCTCGCGGCTCCTCGACGCGGGGGAGGCGCGGTCCGCACTGGCCTACGCGGGGCTCACCGTGGCGGTGGCGCTGGGCGCGGTGTGGGCGGCGGCCTCGGCGGCCAGGCTCGCCGTACGGGGCCGGGGGGCGGGCCGGGGAACGGGCCGGGCGGTCCGGTGA